From Colius striatus isolate bColStr4 chromosome 10, bColStr4.1.hap1, whole genome shotgun sequence:
CTCTGTGGCCCTGAGCACGACCCCTGGCTGGGGCTCCTCAGGGTCCTTGTCGCCAGGCGCCTGCTGCTTGTGTCCTATGAAGGTGGCCCTCGGGCACTGCATTCTGACAACTCTCTGTCCCACGTAGCCCCAGTGTCCGTGCAGAGAAGCCAGCAGCATCCCTCATCATCAGCCACAGGGATCTGCAGCGCATTGAGGAATCAGCTCGAGTCCTCTCCAAGGAGGAGCGTGAGGCCCAGCTGGCAGCCCTCAAAGCGCAGAGGGCAGCCGCACTCGTAAGGATTTCTCCTCTTGCCCCTTCATTCCTTGGTTGCTCCCCCAGTGCGTGGGGAGCCCTGAGTGCTGTGGGAGAGCCTCTGTGCTGCATCTCTGGCAGCCTGCAATGGGAGTGGGGTGTCttagcagggctgtgggaaggggccgggctgcgggggAACATGTCCCTCGTGAGCCAGGCTGCCCCGCAGCACCCCGGGGTGGGCTCAGGCTTGGGCTCGGGCTTGGGCTcgggctggcagggctgctgaAAGCCAGACATCCTGTCCCCTCAGGAGGCCGTGAGAGAGCGATGTAAGGCGGCCAGGCAAAAggccctggagcagcagcagagggagaagcCGAGcgagctggaggaggaggcgcGGGAGCGGGCGCAGGCCCTGCTGAAGCAGTCCGAGAGGAAGCGgttggagcaggaggaggagattAAAGAGTTCAAAACGGTGGgtgcaggggctgcctggcatCAGCTGGCCCCTGCCtgagctgcctgctcccaggGCCTTCCTCTCCTGCCCTTTTCCCCGCCTCCATCCCTgtgcctggccctgctgccgCTGCAGAGTCTGGCTCAGAGACCAGCGAGCCCTGTTGCCCCACAGCTCCTCCTGGGCACCAAGTGCCACGTGATCCGCGACGCCCAGATCCTGGAGAAGAAGCTCATCGcaaaagagctgcaggaagaaGAGAATCGCCTGGCCAGGATGGTGGAGGCGGAGAGGAAAAAGGCTGAGgggaagcaggaggagctggagcgcAGGAGGAAGCAGGAGCTGATCAGGTTTGCAGCAGAGTCCTGATGGAGCACTGGGCTTTCTGCCTCTGGGAGTGGGACGGAGCTGGAGGGATCCCttctgctctctgctctccagagGGAGACAGGAGATCGTCAGGCAGATGGAGAAGAACGCGGAGGAGCGCGCTCTGAGAGCTGtgcaacaggaggaggaggctcaGGAGCTGCGGCAGCAGATGGAGCAGCTGAAGATGGAGGAGCAGAAGGTGCGACCGGGGACCCGCGGGGAGCAGGGGGGCTGCGGTTGGGTTTTCCCCTTGGATGGAAGGGTGAGCCCGTGCTGGGCAAGTCACACTGGGTGTGTGGAGCAACAGCCGTCAGAATGAGAGCTCTGGTCTGCTGGGCAAGTTGAGGCATCCTCAGAAAGCGACCCCTTGCTGCTGGGCCCTGAGGAAGGcccctggggagaggggagggagcgATTTGTGCTGTGGCACTTGCCCTCTCACCCTCGGAGCCTCTGCACCACTGTCAGGACTTGCAGCGCAGACgggagcagcagaagaaaacccAGGCGGAGATCAAACGTGTCAATGACGCGAATCGGAAGCTCAAGGAGGAGCAGACCGAGCTGGAGAGGCTGGCAGACGAGCGGATTCTGCAGTACCAGCGGCAGAAAATGGTAAGAGGCCTGGGCGTGGGTGGCTGTGGGGTAGGttcatggggctgcagggatctGCCACGAGGCTGTGTCCCACGCAGGAGCGGGAGGCCAAGCTGGAGGCCGAGCAGGCGCGACTCCgccaggagaaagagaaggagattGCACGCTTCAGGGCCATGCAGGAGAGGGCCCGGGACCAGAAGGCAGAGCAGGTGAGCAACTCGCTGCCAAGCACATGCCACGTGCTCCCTCCCCCACTGCCTCCCTTGCCACCTTCCCCATCACCCCCCCGGGGCAGCAACGGGGGAGCTCCCTGCACGGGGCCTCTCTCCTGGGGGGCTGCGGGCGCcgagcagcagctggagcagggcgagggagagaggcagagcCCCGCTGCAGCGGTGGCAGAGCTGGCCTCTGCGGGAagcccccgccgccccctccaGCGTCACCGCGGTCCCCTGGGCAGGACGCGCTGAGGGCCAAGCGCAGCCAGGAGGCCGCCGAGCGCGAGTGGCGGCgcaaggagctggaggcagcgcGGAGAAAGGCCgcgctgcagcaggagctggagcggAGCCGCTGTGAGCAGATGGCGCAGCGTGAGCACGAGGCAGCCATCCAGGTGCAACGGGACCGGCAAGACTTCGAGAGGAGCCTCAGGTGAGAGGGACCCTGCCTGGACCAAGAGGGGAGCTGACAGGGGGCTCCTGGCAAGAATCGGCCACAGCTGGGGGCTGCGGTGCCGGCCGAGGCCCCCGCGGGCaggggctgcggcggggccgTTCACCCgcccctctcccctctgccctcTCTGTCCCCCGTCCCGCAGGGCCCTGCgggagcagctgcagaaggagaaggcCGAGGCGGCGCGGAGGGCAGAGCAGCGGCTCGCCCACGCCAGCGCCGTCCGGCGCCAGATGCAggagcggcagcagcagctgacgCGGGAGCGGGTGGCCGAGTTCGAGGAGGCCCGGCGGCGGCAGGAGGAGGCCCAGCAGCGCAGCCTGCGCATCGCCCGccacaagcagcagctgctgcaggagttcAGGTGAGGGGCTGCCGGCGCCCGCTTGCTCCCCTGCCTGTCCCTCAGGCCTTCCTGGCTGCCCTGAGCCACCTCACAGCTCCCGTGGCATCCTCATCAGCCAGACTGCGCCCCGGGCCACGCTCCTGCAGCTCGATGccgctgcagcacaggctgactgacgctttctttcctctgcaggCCCTTAGGCATCCCTGAGAAATATTGTGCCCATCTGGAGCGGAAggcccagagctgagcaggagcagctcctggccagGCTCAGCGCCAGCAGGAGGGAACTTCAGTTCCCCAGCCATTTCGGGGCTTCCATTTTACTCGTTAGGGTTGTCGAGAATAAAGAGAGTTGTTTATGGAGCAGATGGTGTGTTTTGTCCTTCTCTTGCCTGGGGTCTGTGGGCCAGCAGCTGCCCGCGGGGCTGGAGTCCCCCAGAGGCGCGTCACCCAACTTCCCCCTTCCTGGGGCAGAGCTTGCCCCTTGCCCATCTCCCCACATCTGCTGGGAGGGCCCAGGGGAGGGCCCAGGAGCATCCCCAGGCCCTCAGCACGGCTCGGTGTCCCCACTGAAGCAGGGCTGCCCCAGGCAGGGTCCCCATGAGGCAGGCAGGCTCTTCTCCGtgcacacagccctggcagtgccacCTTCTCACCCAGCTCTCACCTCCAGggacttttttccccaagccgCTTATTGCAACTCTTGTGCAGCTGGGGCAACCTGTGGGCTAGTGTGGAACGAGCAgggccctgccagagcaggagcaaagCCTGGGCCCTGCTTCCCTCTCGTCTCACCGGGGCCTTTGTCGCCCCAGAAGCGGATCCGCAGCCGTGTGCCACTCGCCAACAGTCACACGCTCGGCAGAAACGGTGCTGGTTGATGTCAGGGCTGTGCAGGCCCGGCTGCTGGCTGggaattccacaaacccagcaCACCCCACagatttaaaacacaaaactgggagttaaaacacaaaaaaggggatttagaccctaaaaccgagggtttagatcccaaaaacaaggatttataTGTGAAAATCAGGTGGTGTGGACGTAAAATGAAGTTTTAGACCATAAAAACTAGACTATAGGGGCAAaaaaccaaggatttagacccaaaaaccacaggtttagtccttaaaaaaaaggaactggACCCTAAAGCTGGGAATTaagacaccaaaaaaagaggatttagatgctaaaaccaagggtttagacccaaaaccaaggatttagacccaaaaccaggtggtatagacctc
This genomic window contains:
- the LOC133626235 gene encoding cilia- and flagella-associated protein 45-like, with amino-acid sequence MESLSHRRAGSRARRLPKEPCRAQPPHALRIQRENTPSVRAEKPAASLIISHRDLQRIEESARVLSKEEREAQLAALKAQRAAALEAVRERCKAARQKALEQQQREKPSELEEEARERAQALLKQSERKRLEQEEEIKEFKTLLLGTKCHVIRDAQILEKKLIAKELQEEENRLARMVEAERKKAEGKQEELERRRKQELIRGRQEIVRQMEKNAEERALRAVQQEEEAQELRQQMEQLKMEEQKDLQRRREQQKKTQAEIKRVNDANRKLKEEQTELERLADERILQYQRQKMEREAKLEAEQARLRQEKEKEIARFRAMQERARDQKAEQDALRAKRSQEAAEREWRRKELEAARRKAALQQELERSRCEQMAQREHEAAIQVQRDRQDFERSLRALREQLQKEKAEAARRAEQRLAHASAVRRQMQERQQQLTRERVAEFEEARRRQEEAQQRSLRIARHKQQLLQEFRPLGIPEKYCAHLERKAQS